Proteins from a single region of Thermogemmata fonticola:
- a CDS encoding acyltransferase, which produces MHGKGDRDGTPPRAGNPLKRWLKAAARALALILVLPLLLLYRLQSGLFGPDRALESASQLLSLLPGITGQYLRRAFLQQVLAHCHSSVLVEFGTLFSQCGAVLEENVYVGPRCLLGLVHLERDVLLAGHVLIPSGGHTHAFEDPSRPIREQGGERRLVRVGAGSWIGAGAIVLADVGRGCVVGAGAVVTRPLPDFAVAAGVPARVLRFRTAPSPSADSNQSADPALSAVPPPDPPSCPAPLPDQE; this is translated from the coding sequence GTGCACGGGAAGGGTGACAGGGATGGGACACCGCCGCGCGCCGGGAACCCCCTCAAACGCTGGCTCAAAGCCGCTGCCCGCGCCCTGGCTCTGATTCTGGTGCTGCCTCTGCTCCTCCTCTACCGTCTCCAGAGCGGCCTCTTCGGGCCGGATCGCGCCCTGGAGTCCGCCTCTCAGCTTCTGTCCCTCCTGCCGGGCATCACCGGCCAGTACCTCCGCCGCGCCTTCCTCCAGCAGGTGCTGGCCCATTGTCACTCCAGTGTGCTTGTGGAGTTCGGCACGCTCTTCTCCCAATGCGGCGCGGTGCTGGAAGAGAACGTCTACGTCGGCCCGCGCTGCCTCCTGGGACTGGTCCACCTGGAACGGGATGTCCTCCTGGCCGGGCACGTCCTGATCCCCTCCGGCGGACACACCCACGCCTTCGAGGATCCCAGCCGGCCCATCCGGGAGCAGGGGGGCGAGCGGCGGCTGGTGCGCGTGGGCGCTGGCTCTTGGATCGGCGCCGGAGCCATCGTCCTGGCGGATGTGGGCCGGGGATGTGTGGTCGGCGCCGGGGCCGTGGTCACCCGTCCTCTGCCGGACTTCGCCGTGGCTGCCGGAGTTCCCGCCCGCGTCCTGCGCTTCCGCACCGCCCCATCACCCTCTGCTGACAGCAATCAGTCAGCAGACCCCGCCCTTTCCGCCGTCCCGCCGCCAGACCCCCCCTCCTGCCCCGCTCCGCTGCCGGACCAGGAGTGA